A genomic region of Hirundo rustica isolate bHirRus1 chromosome 12, bHirRus1.pri.v3, whole genome shotgun sequence contains the following coding sequences:
- the MBD4 gene encoding methyl-CpG-binding domain protein 4 translates to MAAPGAGGPGGGSRGAAAAERLGPSPGCGDHGPAGPSAAPRGWQRVSSRRRAGRTAGRIDVYFVSPEGKKLRSKRALVEYLQKTGETTLKAADFDFTTPRRNTCLGLRSYGTGAARTDLEKEDCQSKLQELHAQNGAEVGIQDIQAGNGHLEDATSTVESTDLVTEGTNPEQSLKIKRKRADGKSVQTRKRGKGSERRNQGDPKSKRQRRISNTRETKCVQTKRGHRQTDMRGADSRGDPGADPVDAGKALSGMSRAQLRSLAGSQGELGHLPKEGPCSSDTPAARSEEKSSGLETGRVPDSGDLAKQNVKSDTEVDAEPWDRTSFPAVRMAPEESVPRTQVERRKTSPYFSSKYSKEAPSPPRRKALRKWTPPRSPFNLIQETLFHDPWKLLIATIFLNKTSGKMAIPVLWEFLKKYPSPEVARAADWKEMSELLKPLGLYELRAKTIIRFSGEYLSKAWRYPIELHGIGKYGNDSYRIFCVNEWKEVQPQDHKLNVYHSWLWENRERLSID, encoded by the exons ATggcggcgccgggagcgggcgg ccccgggGGCGGCAGTCgaggcgcggcggcggcggaacGGCTcggccccagccccggctgcgGGGATCACGGTCCGGCGGGGCCCAGCGCCGCCCCCCGCGGGTGGCAACGGGTGAGCAGCCGCAGGCGGGCGGGCAGGACGGCCGGGAGGATCGACGTTTACTTCGTAAG CCCTGAAGGGAAGAAGCTGAGATCAAAAAGAGCACTTGTGGAGTATTTACAGAAAACTGGGGAGACAAcactgaaagcagcagattttGATTTCACAACTCCTCGAAGGAACACGTGCTTGGGGTTGAGGAGCTATGGCACGGGAGCTGCAAGGACTGACTTGGAAAAGGAGGATTGTCAGAGCAAATTGCAGGAGCTGCATGCACAGAATGGTGCTGAGGTTGGAATTCAGGACatccaggctgggaatggaCACCTGGAAGATGCTACATCTACTGTGGAAAGCACGGATTTAGTAACGGAAGGAACAAACCCAGAGCAGAGtttgaaaatcaaaagaaagaGGGCAGATGGGAAAAGTGTCCAAACTAGGAAACGTGGGAAGGGCTCAGAAAGGAGGAACCAAGGTGACCCCAAGAGCAAGAGGCAGAGAAGAATCTCTAACACACGGGAGACCAAGTGTGTTCAGACCAAGAGGGgccacagacagacagacatgcGTGGAGCTGACAGCCGGGGTGATCCAGGTGCTGACCCTGTGGATGCAGGGAAAGCTCTGTCAGGAATGtccagggcacagctgaggtCATTGGCTGGCTCACAGGGGGAGCTGGGTCACCTGCCAAAGGAGGGGCCATGCTCAAGTGACACACCTGCTGCGAGGTCTGAGGAGAAATCCTCCGGACTGGAGACAGGGAGAGTGCCAGATTCGGGGGATCTGGCTAAGCAGAATGTTAAATCTGACACCGAGGTGGATGCTGAGCCGTGGGACAGGACAAGTTTCCCAGCAGTCAGAATGGCACCAG AAGAGTCTGTCCCACGAACACAagtggagagaaggaaaacGAGTCCATATTTTTCCAGTAAATACAGCAAAGAAG cccccagcccacccAGAAGGAAGGCCCTCAGAAAATGGACTCCTCCACGTTCTCCTTTCAATCTTATCCAAGAAACACTCTTCCATGATCCATGGAAGCTTCTCATTGCCACCATATTTCTCAACAAAACTTCAG GGAAAATGGCCATTCCAGTGCTTTGGGAGTTCCTGAAGAAGTATCCTTCTCCTGAGGTAGCCAGGGCTGCAGACTGGAAAGAGATGTCAGAGCTACTCAAACCTCTTGGTCTCTACGAACTGAGAGCCAAAACCATCATCAGGTTCTCAG gtgAGTACCTGAGCAAGGCGTGGCGGTACCCAATCGAGCTGCACGGCATTGGCAAGTACGGCAATGACTCCTACAGAATCTTCTGTGTTAACGAATGGAAGGAG GTGCAGCCACAGGACCACAAGCTGAATGTGTACCACTCGTGGCTGTGGGAGAACCGGGAGAGGCTGAGCATCgactga
- the RPL32 gene encoding large ribosomal subunit protein eL32 → MPALRPLVKPKIVKKRTKKFIRHQSDRYVKIKRNWRKPRGIDNRVRRRFKGQILMPNIGYGSNKKTKHMLPTGFRKFLVHNVKELEVLMMSNKSYCAEIAHNVSSKNRKVIVERAAQLAIKITNPNARLRSEENE, encoded by the exons ATGCCTGCTCTCAGGCCTCTCGTGAAGCCCAAGATCGTCAAGAAGAGAACCAAGAAGTTCATCCGGCACCAGTCTGACCGCTATGTCAAGATCAAG CGCAACTGGCGCAAACCCAGAGGCATCGACAACAGAGTGCGCCGGCGCTTCAAGGGGCAGATCCTGATGCCCAACATTGGCTATGGCAGCAATAAGAAGACAAAACACATGCTGCCCACGGGCTTCAGAAAGTTCCTGGTCCACAATGTGAAAGAGCTGGAAGTGCTGATGATGAGCAACAA GTCGTACTGTGCAGAGATTGCCCACAACGTGTCCTCGAAGAACAGGAAGGTGATCGTGGAGAGAGCCGCACAGCTCGCCATCAAGATCACCAACCCCAACGCCAGACTGCGCAGCGAGGAGAACGAGTAg